One window from the genome of Podospora pseudocomata strain CBS 415.72m chromosome 1 map unlocalized CBS415.72m_1.2, whole genome shotgun sequence encodes:
- a CDS encoding uncharacterized protein (EggNog:ENOG503NVZY; COG:P), with protein sequence MSMTQEKTAHFNTDQTQTFVEESPRVDDFFEISTFWPASARYLVSLFRFSWIGYLQSLQWLAGDLVAGITIGAAVVLPQGMAYARLANLDVQFGLYSSFMGVLAYWFFATSRTSPSPVAVAPCHCICSALLAGAVVVSIGLIRCGWIVDIISLTSLSAFMTGSAICIAVGQVPSLMGLSGFSTRDPTYLCVHQHTQTPETQRVWMPPWGCRHLLCFTLSGSLHVDWDTLPKKHQKLLPSSFLTLRVVFVIVLYTLISYLVNRSLPRGTARFKILFDVPRGFQNAAVPVINTSIVSNLMGYLPATVVVLLIEHIAISKSFGRVNNYRINPSQEMVAIGITNMLGPFLGGYAATGSFSRTAIKSKAGVRTPFAGVITAFCGSLPAIYALPAVFYYIPNASLSAFWLVSPFEVLIFLSVCSSPSFRALENGIYTTVLLSAAIFSSDFEIERPVLGRVKVQSMLGNRVIGNDRQQPVPGYGTFTGSQEAPTRNIFLPITHADGSNPEIELDNPYPWHLHLPVRRGVQLPGTREQPGALGGTHFAHTGGRTCRISTGLAIGLERFPARQEGHEGGGCGRGGRGGSWGWTLPTLKAVILDFSSVNHVDITSVQQLIDVRNQLDRYASPDIVDWHIACINNRWAKRALAAAGVWVPGLLCRRAAQEVEEHLFCGGDWGSHSGLRRPEVEVNEKEIARSRRQTAADVEVGNKQQKQQQHHHRGPNDPKKVGTGGSESVPRKPTVTFEHAVLSFAPEEDVAGAGATVGGRWWRRAWDQSAAVS encoded by the exons ATGTCAATGACCCAAGAGAAAACAGCCCATTTCAACACAGACCAGACTCAGACATTTGTGGAGGAGTCACCGAGGGTGGATGACTTTTTTGAAATTAGTACCTTCTGGCCCGCAAGTGCGCGATATCTGGTGTCTCTGTTTCGTTTCTCCTGGATCGGATACCTACAATCCCTTCAATGGCTCGCTGGAGATCTGGTTGCTG GCATCACCATCGGCGCTGCTGTCGTATTACCTCAAGGTATGGCTTATGCCAGACTGGCCAACCTGGATGTTCAGTTTGGTCTGTATTCGAGCTTTATGGGTGTTCTTGCTTACTGGTTCTTCGCaacctcaaggacatcacCATCG CCTGTTGCTGTCGC GCCATGTCATTGCATCTGCTCTGCACTCTTGGCCGGTGCCGTTGTGGTGTCCATCGGGCTCATCCGCTGCGGATGGATTGTCGATATTATCTCGCTTACCTCACTCTCGGCATTCATGACCGGCTCAGCCATCTGCATTGCTGTCGGGCAAGTTCCATCGCTGATGGGCCTCAGCGGCTTTTCAACTCGCGATCCGACGTATCTTTGTGTTCATCAACATACTCAAACACCTGAAACACAGCGAGTATGGATGCCGCCATGGGGTTGTCGGCACTTGCTATGCTTTACCTTATCAGGGAGTCTGCATGTGGATTGGGACACACTACCCAAAAAACATCAAAAGCTTCTGCCTTCTTCATTTCTGACGTTGAGGGTCGTGTTCGTCATTGTTCTCTACACTCTGATCAGCTACCTGGTCAACAGGAGCTTGCCGAGGGGTACAGCCAGATTCAAAATCTTGTTTGACGTTCCTAGAG GGTTCCAAAACGCGGCTGTCCCGGTCATCAATACCTCTATTGTCAGCAACCTGATGGGATACTTGCCCGCTACTGTAGTGGTGCTGCTCATCGAACACATTGCTATCTCGAAGTCGTTCGGTCGGGTCAACAACTACAGAATCAACCCTTCTCAAGAAATGGTAGCCAttggcatcaccaacatgctGGGGCCCTTCCTCGGCGGGTACGCTGCAACGGGCTCTTTCAGTCGCACTGCCATTAAGTCGAAGGCCGGCGTGAGGACTCCGTTTGCCGGCGTCATCACAGCCTTTTGTGGTtccctccccgccatctACGCCTTGCCGGCCGTGTTTTACTACATTCCCAACGCGTCACTCTCTGCG TTCTGGCTCGTATCACCATTTGAGGTCTTGATCTTTTTGTCGGTGTGTTCGTCACCATCTTTTCGAGCATTGGAGAATGGCATCTACACCACGGTGCTGCTCTCGGCAGCGATCTTCTCTTCGGATTTTGAGATCGAAAGGCCGGTTCTTGGGCGTGTCAAGGTTCAATCCATGCTTGGAAATCGCGTTATTGGCAACGACAGGCAGCAGCCGGTACCCGGGTATGGCACGTTTACCGGCTCGCAGGAGGCGCCGACACGCAACATCTTCTTGCCTATCACGCACGCGGATGGGTCCAACCCCGAGATTGAGCTGGACAATCCGTATCCCTGGCATCTTCATCTACCGGTTCGCCGAGGGGTTCAGCTACCCGGAACGCGGGAGCAGCCTGGAGCACTTGGTGGAACACATTTTGCGCACACCGGCGGACGAACCTGTCGCATTTCGACCGGCCTGGCGATCGGCCTGGAACGTTTCCCGGCCCGTCAGGAAGGACATGAAGGCGGCGGCTGCGGCCGGGGTGGACGCGGGGGATCGTGGGGGTGGAC CTTGCCGACGCTCAAGGCGGTGATTCTGGATTTCAGCTCGGTGAACCACGTCGACATTACCTCGGTGCAGCAGCTGATTGACGTGAGGAATCAGCTGGACCGGTATGCCAGCCCGGATATTGTCGACTGGCACATTGCCTGCATCAACAACCGGTGGGCGAAGAgggcgctggcggcggcgggggtttGGGTACCCGGACTGTTGTGCCGACGGGCCGCacaggaggtggaggagcatCTTTTCTGTGGCGGAGATTGGGGGTCGCACAGCGGGCTGCGGCggccggaggtggaggtgaacgagaaggagattgcgaggagcaggaggcagactgctgctgatgtggaggttgggaataagcagcagaagcagcagcagcatcatcaccgtGGGCCAAATGATCCTAAGAAGGTTGGGACGGGCGGGAGTGAGAGTGTTCCGAGAAAACCGACGGTTACGTTTGAGCATGCGGTTCTTTCTTTTGCACCAGAAGAGGATGTCGC